In the Maribacter sp. MJ134 genome, one interval contains:
- a CDS encoding circularly permuted type 2 ATP-grasp protein gives MGNNENKIFSSYQRNPELYDEIYETDGSIKSVYQKLFNLYGEHSIKDYVNLNSKAKSSFFNQGITFQVYGGNETQEKIFPFDLFPRIIDPLEWEVIEKGAIQRSKALNLFLWDIYHDKKILKQGIVPLELISSSENYLDQMNGIDPPGGIYNHISGTDVIKHSDGKYYVLEDNIRCPSGVSYVICNRTALKRALFGVFNHYQTHTVTNYAENLLELLESAKPKGVDVPNCVVITPGMYNSAFYEHSYLAKTMGVELVEGRDLFVENDFVYMKTIRGPLKVDVIYRRIDDLFIDPLEFKPDSSLGVPGLFAAYKKGNVTLANAPGTGVADDKAVYTYMPEIIKYYLDEEPILNNVHTYHCSRPDELKYVLEHIHELVIKPVDEAGGYGISIGNRLTKAEIEKVKKQVSDHPRKYVAQPIMSLSVHPTYIDESASFEQRHVDLRTFTVLGKDKEFVLKGGLTRVALQKGNLIVNSSQGGGSKDTWVLKK, from the coding sequence ATGGGGAATAATGAAAATAAAATATTTTCATCTTACCAAAGAAATCCTGAATTATATGATGAAATCTATGAAACCGACGGTTCCATAAAAAGTGTCTACCAGAAACTTTTTAATCTTTATGGGGAACATTCCATTAAGGATTATGTGAATTTAAATTCAAAAGCGAAATCCTCATTTTTCAATCAAGGAATTACCTTTCAGGTGTATGGAGGCAATGAAACCCAAGAAAAGATTTTCCCCTTTGACCTTTTTCCTAGAATTATAGACCCTCTTGAGTGGGAAGTCATAGAAAAAGGTGCCATACAACGAAGTAAAGCACTTAACCTTTTCCTTTGGGATATCTATCATGATAAAAAAATATTAAAGCAGGGTATAGTTCCTTTAGAATTAATCAGTTCTTCTGAAAACTATTTGGATCAAATGAACGGCATAGATCCCCCTGGGGGAATCTACAATCATATTTCCGGAACAGATGTCATAAAACATAGCGATGGCAAATATTATGTATTGGAAGATAATATAAGATGCCCGTCTGGAGTAAGTTATGTTATCTGCAACAGAACAGCACTCAAAAGAGCCCTTTTTGGTGTTTTTAACCACTATCAAACCCATACCGTAACCAATTATGCAGAAAATTTGCTCGAACTTTTGGAGTCGGCAAAACCTAAAGGAGTGGACGTTCCCAATTGTGTGGTAATTACCCCTGGAATGTATAATTCTGCATTTTACGAGCATTCGTACCTCGCAAAGACTATGGGCGTAGAACTAGTAGAGGGTCGTGACCTTTTCGTAGAAAACGATTTCGTTTACATGAAAACAATACGAGGTCCTTTAAAAGTAGATGTCATCTATAGACGTATTGATGATCTTTTTATAGACCCCTTAGAATTTAAACCAGATTCATCTTTAGGTGTTCCCGGCCTGTTCGCAGCGTATAAAAAGGGAAATGTCACCTTGGCTAATGCACCTGGAACCGGTGTTGCCGATGATAAAGCGGTATACACCTACATGCCGGAAATTATAAAATACTATTTGGACGAAGAGCCTATTTTAAACAACGTACATACCTACCACTGTAGTAGGCCCGATGAGCTGAAATATGTTTTAGAACACATCCACGAACTGGTCATTAAACCAGTAGATGAAGCTGGCGGTTATGGCATTTCTATTGGTAATAGACTTACAAAAGCAGAAATAGAAAAGGTAAAAAAACAGGTCTCTGACCACCCTCGAAAATACGTAGCACAGCCCATAATGTCATTATCCGTACATCCCACTTATATTGATGAGAGTGCATCTTTTGAACAGCGCCACGTAGACTTACGAACATTTACCGTCTTGGGAAAAGACAAAGAATTTGTATTAAAAGGCGGACTCACCCGTGTGGCACTTCAAAAAGGAAACTTAATCGTGAATTCCTCGCAAGGAGGCGGATCAAAGGACACTTGGGTACTGAAAAAATAG
- a CDS encoding zinc-dependent metalloprotease, with amino-acid sequence MKNVLLLLIGLVSFQMSTAQFSEKKKDFKKYEGFFNFYYDAESDKVYLEVDKLDKEFLYVYSLSSGIGSNDIGLDRGQLGNEQVVYFKKAGNKLLLVQPNLKFRALTDNDLERKSVEQAFAKSILGGFNIEEEKNGTYVIDITDFLMQDAHGVSKRLKRGKQGSYSLDKTKSAMALERTKAFPKNVEFDMTMTFKGESTGAFINSVTPNPGLITVAQHCSFIELPDDGFKQRKFDPRSGSYPFMYYDYATPVEESILKRFITRHRLEKKNPNDAVSEAVAPIIYYLDNGTPEPVRSALLEGGRWWNQAFEAIGYKDAFQVKILPDDADPMDVRYNVIQWVHRSTRGWSYGSSITDPRTGEIMKGHVSLGSLRIRQDYLIAQALMNKPFAERDDNHKPMLDLAIARIRQLSAHEIGHTLGFAHNYAASTNDRASVMDYPHPQFSVSNGEIDFSNAYATGIGEWDKVTVAYSYATFPDNVEEEEALNKILDDAKAKGLRYITDQDARPQGSAHVLAHLWDNGEDISAELNAMLQVRKTAIRNFSIDNIKTNEPNSVLEDVFVPLFFFHRYQTEGVAKVVGGLEYNYAVKGDGQEVVRTIDKSTQEKALKAVLRTLEAEEIAIPRDKLELFPPRAFGYGRTRESINGKTGVSFDALSAPETAADMSLGLLLHPERASRLVQQKALEPSNIGLEKVFNELVANTIFKSYKDVYLQEVQRNINYRVLFHLMNLAAHDAVHPQVNAIANAQLTALKAALMSKGKDANAMEMVRRINNFYAHPDKFEVIAAPKLPDGSPIGMDCFH; translated from the coding sequence ATGAAAAACGTATTACTACTTCTCATCGGATTGGTTTCCTTTCAAATGAGTACCGCTCAATTTTCGGAGAAAAAGAAAGATTTTAAGAAATATGAGGGATTTTTTAATTTTTATTATGACGCGGAATCGGACAAGGTTTACTTAGAAGTAGACAAGCTAGATAAAGAGTTTCTTTATGTATATTCTCTCAGTAGTGGTATAGGGAGCAATGATATAGGTTTAGATCGCGGACAATTGGGTAACGAGCAAGTGGTCTATTTTAAGAAAGCAGGAAATAAATTACTGTTGGTGCAACCAAACTTAAAATTCCGCGCCTTAACGGATAATGATTTAGAACGGAAATCCGTTGAGCAGGCCTTCGCTAAATCCATATTGGGAGGGTTTAATATAGAAGAGGAAAAGAATGGTACTTATGTCATTGACATTACGGATTTCTTAATGCAAGATGCGCATGGTGTCTCAAAACGATTGAAAAGAGGGAAACAAGGTTCCTATAGTTTGGATAAAACGAAAAGTGCCATGGCCCTTGAGAGAACTAAGGCTTTTCCCAAAAATGTAGAATTTGATATGACCATGACCTTCAAAGGTGAATCTACCGGGGCCTTCATTAATTCTGTTACGCCAAACCCCGGTCTCATTACGGTTGCCCAGCATTGTTCTTTTATTGAACTGCCCGATGATGGTTTTAAACAACGCAAGTTCGACCCACGTTCAGGTTCCTATCCTTTTATGTACTATGATTACGCCACTCCAGTTGAAGAGTCCATTCTAAAACGTTTCATTACAAGACACCGATTGGAAAAGAAAAACCCTAACGATGCGGTCAGTGAAGCTGTGGCACCCATTATCTATTATTTGGATAACGGAACACCAGAACCAGTACGTTCTGCATTACTGGAAGGTGGTCGTTGGTGGAACCAGGCTTTTGAAGCCATAGGTTATAAGGATGCGTTTCAGGTAAAAATTTTACCGGATGATGCAGACCCTATGGACGTTAGGTACAATGTAATTCAATGGGTTCACCGCTCCACACGTGGGTGGAGTTACGGTAGCAGTATTACTGATCCACGTACCGGTGAAATTATGAAAGGGCACGTAAGTTTGGGCAGTTTACGAATACGACAGGATTATTTGATAGCGCAGGCACTTATGAACAAGCCATTTGCGGAACGAGATGATAATCACAAGCCAATGTTGGACCTGGCAATAGCCAGAATACGCCAACTTTCTGCACACGAAATCGGGCATACGCTAGGTTTTGCACATAATTATGCCGCTAGTACTAATGACAGAGCCTCCGTAATGGACTATCCGCATCCTCAGTTCTCCGTATCTAATGGAGAAATTGACTTTTCAAATGCCTATGCGACAGGAATTGGGGAGTGGGATAAGGTAACGGTAGCCTATTCGTATGCAACCTTTCCAGATAATGTGGAAGAGGAAGAAGCGCTGAACAAAATATTGGATGACGCCAAAGCAAAAGGGTTACGGTACATTACCGACCAAGACGCACGTCCGCAGGGTAGCGCGCATGTTTTGGCGCATCTATGGGATAACGGGGAAGATATTAGTGCAGAGTTGAATGCTATGCTTCAGGTCAGAAAAACTGCTATTCGTAATTTTTCTATCGATAACATAAAAACCAATGAGCCTAACTCCGTTCTCGAGGATGTTTTTGTACCGTTATTCTTTTTCCATAGGTATCAAACAGAAGGGGTTGCTAAAGTTGTAGGCGGTCTGGAGTATAATTATGCGGTTAAAGGAGACGGGCAAGAAGTTGTCCGTACTATTGATAAATCCACTCAAGAAAAAGCTTTAAAGGCAGTATTAAGGACCTTGGAAGCTGAAGAGATTGCTATTCCTAGGGATAAGCTAGAGCTGTTTCCTCCTAGGGCGTTCGGTTATGGAAGAACTAGGGAGTCTATTAACGGTAAGACCGGAGTGTCTTTTGATGCCCTTTCCGCCCCAGAAACCGCTGCGGACATGTCACTAGGGTTGTTGTTACATCCAGAGCGGGCATCCAGACTAGTTCAGCAGAAAGCACTGGAGCCTAGTAATATTGGTCTAGAAAAGGTATTTAATGAATTGGTAGCGAACACCATATTTAAATCGTACAAAGATGTTTACCTACAAGAGGTGCAACGCAACATTAATTATAGAGTCCTGTTTCACTTGATGAATTTAGCGGCACATGATGCGGTTCACCCTCAGGTCAATGCCATTGCCAATGCCCAGTTAACGGCCTTAAAAGCCGCACTAATGTCAAAAGGA